The following proteins are co-located in the Macadamia integrifolia cultivar HAES 741 chromosome 3, SCU_Mint_v3, whole genome shotgun sequence genome:
- the LOC122072721 gene encoding inactive disease susceptibility protein LOV1-like, with translation MPALQKLQNLCVLKLGFGSMIWEDDGSLDFESDVNGGFRQLKFLELKDLFMLKKWKLSKGVIPSLQKLAVLNCSKLEGLPIEALEAISTLQELVIDEQPTDGVSADAKLIQEHIGKDRLNFDNSIVTEKWLVRL, from the exons ATGCCGGCACTGCAGAAGCTACAAAATCTTTGTGTTCTCAAGTTAGGATTTGGATCTATGATCTGGGAAGATGATGGTAGTTTAGATTTTGAGAGTGATGTCAATGGGGGGTTTAGGCAGCTCAAGTTCTTGGAACTCAAGGATTTGTTTATGTTAAAGAAGTGGAAATTGTCTAAAGGTGTGATACCAAGTCTTCAAAAGCTAGCTGTCTTAAATTGTTCCAAGCTAGAGGGTCTCCCAATTGAAGCTCTAGAGGCTATCTCTACTTTGCAAGAGTTGGTGATAGATGAGCAACCCACTGATGGTGTATCAGCTGATGCAAAACTTATTCAGGAACATATCGGAAAGGATCGGCTTAACTTCGACAATTCCATCGTCACTGAAAAATGGCTG GTCCGACTCTGA
- the LOC122072720 gene encoding psbP domain-containing protein 1, chloroplastic-like produces MATMFSKTTLGVLSSSPHCHQKPPLPHCLILAGKCSFTYSPFSPFWTQRNSRNLVCRANETSMAEKSSASSDSGDHGSKWVSLLNEERIQLLFCKDEDLAIDNQSHAEGSCREGFLDANLGKTKDVTVSRRKAMALMFSGVISLQLGSHNITLAQPSVGFREHVDTFDGYTFFYPQNWIQVRGAGADIFFRDPFVLDENLSVELSSPSSSRYKSVEDLGPPQIAAEKVLKQYLTELMSTRLGVRRESNVLSTSSRVADDGKMYYEVEVNIKSYANNNELAVMPQDRVARLEWDRRYLSVLGVGNNRLYELRLQTPENVFQEEENDLRRVMDSFRVIKSVD; encoded by the exons ATGGCTACGATGTTCTCCAAAACCACTCTGGGAGTCCTTTCCTCTTCACCACATTGTCATCAGAAGCCACCTCTGCCTCACTGCCTTATCTTGGCCGGCAAATGCTCTTTCACCTATTCCCCCTTTAGCCCTTTTTGGACCCAGAGAAATTCTAGGAATCTTGTCTGCAGAGCTAATGAAACTTCGATGGCAGAAAAATCTTCGGCTTCCAGTGACAGTGGTGACCATGGGAGTAAATGGGTTTCATTACTGAATGAGGAAAGGATTCAACTATTATTTTGTAAGGATGAGGATTTGGCAATTGATAACCAATCGCACGCAGAGGGATCTTGCCGTGAAGGGTTTCTCGATGCTAACCTGGGCAAG ACTAAAGACGTTACAGTTTCGAGGAGGAAAGCTATGGCTTTGATGTTTTCTGGTGTTATCTCATTGCAACTGGGCTCTCACAATATCACATTAGCTCAGCCTTCTGTTGGATTCAGGGAACATGTGGATACCTTTGATGGTTATACATTCTTTTACCCTCAGAACTGGATTCAAGTCAGGGGTGCAGGTGCAGATATATTCTTCAGGGACCCTTTTGTTCTTGACGAGAATCTCTCTGTGGAACtatcttctccttcatcctccAGGTACAAAAGTGTTGAAGATttaggtcctccacaaatagcCGCTGAGAAAGTACTTAAGCAGTATTTGACCGAGTTGATGTCCACTAGACTTGGTGTCCGCCGTGAATCAAACGTGCTTTCTACATCCTCAAGAGTTGCAGATGATGGGAAGATGTACTATGAAGTTGAG GTAAACATTAAGTCATATGCAAACAATAATGAGTTAGCTGTTATGCCACAAGACAGAGTTGCACGCCTTGAGTGGGATCGGCGTTATCTTTCAGTACTTGGAGTTGGAAACAACCGATTATATGAACTGAGATTGCAGACACCTGAAAATGTTTTTCAAGAGGAGGAAAATGACCTGCGTCGAGTTATGGATTCCTTTAGAGTTATTAAATCAGTGGACTGA